The following nucleotide sequence is from Toxoplasma gondii ME49 chromosome IV, whole genome shotgun sequence.
CTACACGACAAACGTTTCTTTATCTCTGTTGAGGGGTTGGGGGATAGTACCTGCATAATGTTCTTTAAGAAAGGACTTGCTGGGAGAGGACAGCACCCTTCCACGAAAgccttcgcctccacgcCCCTAACCCTCTCACTACAGTCGCAGTCCTACCGTGTCGTATCATGAGCGTTCTATGCCGTTGTTCCACAGATTCCGTCATACCCACAAAAGCCATGTGACCTTGAAATTTGCACAGGAACTTTTTGCACAACGTGTGTCTTCCTTCACTTGAACATGGCATGCGGGTACCTTCTCAGGAGCGTCCCCGACGGAAACACTGTCACTTTCTGTCCTCTAATTCTAATAAAACGGACAGGACAGGTCCAAAGCCCAACAAACCGTACACGGACTGATCATGCCCATCAATGCATCAAAGTTGATAGTCGCGTCTGAATGGAGGAACGGGAGGAGTGTGTCTCGTCTAATGGGTCGGTAGCGGTAGGAGCAGAACATTCGCAAAAGTGGTTTCCCTGTGATTCAATTCACCACTCAAGCTCTGGTTGAGCGCCTGCCATGCATACTGAACCGTCTGAGAAAACACAGTGGACACCAACTATAGCTTTTTTGTAGCTACAACTGACTGGAAACTTGAGTGAAACGCTACACAAAAACCCGAATTTTCATGACTTTGCATGAACTGGCAACAGTGAAATGCCGACAGAGGGACAACGACTTATCTCTCCGCTGCTTCAAGACTTCTTACTTGCGCGACTTTGGATCTCGTCCTCCTCCAGCGCGAGGCGTTCCACGGTTTGGAGCGGCAGCGCCGTCCGGTGACCATCGTCCCTGAACGGAATTGAACGAGAACAAATAATTcatttctttcctgtctttccgCACTAATTCACAACTACCCACCGTTGGCACTCAAGTATCACAGGTGTCAACCGTGCCACCGCCGTGTATGAAAGATTACAGCAATTGAAACTAAAAGCGAACATATAGCTTGTAGGAAAGAGTACCGCGTATATCCCTCTCTCTCACAGTAAATGGGCAACAAGAACAGCCGGTGTGATAGTACAGAACTTTGCGGCAACTGAAGGCACAAAGGTACCAGATGACTGGGTACTGAACTGGCGCATTCGTCATGACGGCAATCAATGTTAAATGAACGGCAAACCCAATCCTTGCTTAACCATCGGAATTCTCCCCTTATCATAGACATGCCTCTGGGCGTTCCGGTCTTGCCCTACCACACGAAGATCAGACTGCGGTTGGACGCGTGAAGAACCTCCGTCAGAGCTAGCTCTCCTGAATTCCTTGCGTTCTGTCTGCAAAACCGAGAATGATCAAAATTCATGACTGGTTGTAACCCCATTTCCTAAAACCGTGCAACTCATTCCCTCCGTCTGCTGCCATACGTTGCCATATTTGAAGCGCCTTTCCAAATGGCAGAACTGCATAAAGCACTCCGAAACAGCTGCATGTGAGACGACGCACACCAGCACCTGACCTGAGATGTGGATAGCAACGACCGGCGCATGTACCTTCTGCTCCGTGGCCTCGTTGGCGTAAGCGACAGTTATTCCCTTGAGCCGCGACGCAGATACGTACCCGGATAATTGATCTCTTCGCACCTCTGCTGCGCAGCTTTTACATTGACAAGCGTCCCGTATGCGTCGGAGAGAGATCGTGCAGACGTTTACGGAAACAGCGTGGGGATCCGACGTAATGGCATTTCCTGGACGAAAAACGAATGCGAAACCCACCTACAAAAACTCCGTTCTAATGCATCCCTAGAGCTCCCTTGGCACAGACATCAAGAAACGCGTTGTCAGCCACTCGCAACTGCGTCACATTATGGTGGTTTACTGGAATCATAGAACCAATACGGTAGTAAGACATGAGATAGTAACTAGTACAAGTTGCATGTGTTCTGTGCAGTAGCACTACCTACGCCGCCGGCGCTCAACTACATGCGGGCTTCTCGGCAAAACCCGCAGCGGAACATACAGACAAGTCGCGCTGACGAGCGCGCCAACCTGTAGCATTGCTGTTTTCCGTCAAACGACTCTCTCCGCTGAAACTAACCCGTCGCAGCCGCCTCTTGATCGTCAGAATTCCCGATCGGGGACGTCCAGGGCTTGTCAGCATCCGCGATGCACGGCCTCCGAATTCTCCTCGGAAGGCCAATCTCGACATACGAATCTCCAGAAAGCATGACAGAGGGACCAACATATCCGTAGCGCAAAGTCGACAGCTCCCGCACCACGATGGCAGCGAGTTCGTGGAACACTGAGTATACCTGTTGAAACGGACACATTTGCACCAGTTGGATTGGAAAAAGGTAAGGGTGCAGTGCAGAGGGCGGTCGGTGTTActcgaaagagacgaaggcctGCAAAACATAACACTGTGTAATCGCCTTAGAGGCCTTCTCCGTCGAGTGAAGGCTTGCAAACTGTCGTAGCAATGCAACGATCTAAGACCACCGGGCGCTACAGACTGACTGCCGATACGCCATTACGGTGAGACCAAACATACGGAGCTCTGGGAGCGCTGCATTGAGCAAGCGCCACGACTTTCCTTATTTGCTGAATGTGCTCCTCACTTTGTCTCTGGGGTGCTTGCGGAGCCGTTCTACGACAGGAAATGTGTACGATTCGCCCGAGCTCTGCGCGTCGTCCTGCGTAGGCTCGTCCGCAGACTCTTCTGCCCCAACAACttgggagagacgaggatCGAGAGGAATTTGAACGACGTGCGGCGCCTCCGCGAGATCTGCAAGCTTCTCGACGTTTTGCTGTCCGGGGAAAAGAATGTGCTTCTTTTGGCATCCGTCGCATACGAAGTGGGCCATATTGTTCACAATGCATATGGTGGGAATGCCGAGTTCGTTGAACATCTTAATTCCTCTCTCCGCATCTGTCGTGCTGGCAATCCACACCAAGAATAACTGTACAACACTTCACAAAACTACACTCACCGTACCACCCGTGCTAGTGTATACAtgttcgttttttcgacCATATTTTTTCTCGGGAAAAACAAAACGAAAACCCTCTGCGATGCATCCAGACGTACGGCTTGCCTACGAAATAATGGATAGTGCGCTAATCAGGTTCAGCCGACACATAAAGACTGGCAAGAAAAGTGGAGTCCGCAAACACAACTTCGGGAACTAAAGAACGTATCTCCGCAGTCATCCGAATCTGCAGTGTTTTTACCACGGTGCCTCCCCCTCCTCAAGAGATGGGAGACCCCACCATGAACCAGTAATTGACCTTTGGCCGCAACTACTGAACGAGAAAAGGGAATTTGCACTCCGACTCATACCTCAGCGTTTGAGGCGTCGTCACTACAACGCACGCATCAATGTTCACCGCCTGAGAGAGGGTTATGTGAATGTCGCCAGTCCCCGGAGGGAAATCGATGACCAGGTAGTCGAGGTCTCGCCAGGCTGTGCCTGTCAAGAGCTGCTCGATGACGCTACTTGCAAATGGCCCGCGTAAAGCAGAAAAACCCTGAATATCGCGGACATCACCAGCGCAGCGACTAGCAATGGGTCCTGTAAGCGTTTTGTTTCCACGCCTCAACAAGGAAGATATAAAGGCGTCCACAATCGA
It contains:
- a CDS encoding MRP family domain-containing protein (encoded by transcript TGME49_318590), coding for MSRTFGGRDGTVKETAGLEELSPEHTFLMSDDSHRGQRLRDEVLDQLRTVIDPDLHKDIVSLGFVRDLEIQEHAGSVKFRLRLTTPACPVKDLFVSTCTARLQGLDWVHQVDIQLDSQKSSGSTASGPGARDGLKRVSFVLAVTSCKGGVGKSTVAVNLAFMLRRLGAKVGLLDADLYGPSLPVLLPLEDTNVYFEEESEGEDYADERRNEIDVRPKRTTARGHSRAHSSHGRSIAFEQTKRQDRDAGAREKKTCASGKEDDGEKRQPKLRPLVYNGVKIMSYGFIRNSGSQGFSALRGPFASSVIEQLLTGTAWRDLDYLVIDFPPGTGDIHITLSQAVNIDACVVVTTPQTLSTTDAERGIKMFNELGIPTICIVNNMAHFVCDGCQKKHILFPGQQNVEKLADLAEAPHVVQIPLDPRLSQVVGAEESADEPTQDDAQSSGESYTFPVVERLRKHPRDKVYSVFHELAAIVVRELSTLRYGYVGPSVMLSGDSYVEIGLPRRIRRPCIADADKPWTSPIGNSDDQEAAATGNAITSDPHAVSVNVCTISLRRIRDACQCKSCAAEVRRDQLSGQNARNSGELALTEVLHASNRSLIFVWDDGHRTALPLQTVERLALEEDEIQSRANGSVCMAGAQPELEW